The region AAGAAAGCGCCATCAACTTTTGTTCTCCTCTTGAAGAGAAAGTTGATGGCGATTCTTATCTATTTTTAATGATTTTGTACTTTCTCAATTCGGACTTCTTTTTGCAGCCGTTTAGCTTCTTTTACACTAAAAGATGTACTATTTGTGTATTGCACTTTGCTTGCAGCACAACCGCTGGCAAACGCCAATGATTCGACTAAAGACTTTCCTAATGAGAGACTTCCTAGAAATGATCCGACAAAGCAATCGCCAGCACCGGTATCGTTCACTGCAACAACTTTAGGGGCAGTAATTTGATAAAGTTCCCCATCGTGACTGCAAATGCTGCCTTCACTTCCCTGCGAAACGACAATATAATCTACTTTTTTAGACAGTTCTTTTAAGTTATCCAATAAAGAATTTTCTTCCGAAACAATTTCTTGTATTTCAAACGCATTGGGTTTGATAAAGTTGACTCCTACTTCGACTGCCTTGGCTAATGCAGCTCCTGAAAGATCACAAGCAACAAAACAGTTTTTCTTTTTTAGCAATTGCAGCAGTTCTTCTAAATTCCTCAACTCAAAACCTGGCGGCAATGAACCAGCAATCAAAACCATATCGTCTTCTTGAATTTTTTCTTCGATCTGTTCTGTTAACAATTCGATATCATAACTAGAAACTCTAAATCCTTTTTCCGTAATGAGAATACTGCCGCTGACTCCGGCTTCTAAAATAACGTAACTTTCTCGAGTTGGTTTGCCATAAACTTCTACCAAGTCATGATTAATCCCTTTTTCTTGTAAAATTTTTTCTAATTTGCTTTTATTCGTTGTTCCGCAAAAACCTAATGCTTGATTCTTTACCCCTAGTTTGCTCATTGCAAAAGAACCATGATGTCCTTTTCCGCCTAAATCATAATCTATTTTGCTAAGTCGGTTGTTTTTTTCTTTAACCAACGTTTTTTCTAGGAATAGTAATCGGTCAATAGCTGGATTTAATGTAATGGTGTAAATCATACTCTTTTCTCCCTCCGTCTACATTATTTTTCTGAACTCGTTTCTTTATCTTTCCATTGTATCATTTAACTGTATCGCTTTCATTTATTGGCTTTCCTTATAGTAGTTAAAATAATGAATGAACACATTTTTTCATTATAAGTATATTAGAATGTTTATTTTTTTGTCTAAAACTCTCCATTCCAAGAATAAACAATACTAATTGGTATCTGTATAAAAATCTCATTTTTTTATATATACCAATATTAAAATAAAAAATTAAACCTGTTGACATTCCATTATATTAATAATACTATTATCATGTTTTTAAAAACATTTCATGAAAATTAGTATATACCAATTTTAAAACGATTCGATTTGGTCTAGTTCATAACACTGATGGATCAGCTAGTATATCTTACTGCTGAGAAGCTATGTCTAACCAAAAAACGTCCCGTCTCTTAACGCTATCAATATAGAAAGAAGGAA is a window of Carnobacterium mobile DSM 4848 DNA encoding:
- a CDS encoding 1-phosphofructokinase family hexose kinase; the protein is MIYTITLNPAIDRLLFLEKTLVKEKNNRLSKIDYDLGGKGHHGSFAMSKLGVKNQALGFCGTTNKSKLEKILQEKGINHDLVEVYGKPTRESYVILEAGVSGSILITEKGFRVSSYDIELLTEQIEEKIQEDDMVLIAGSLPPGFELRNLEELLQLLKKKNCFVACDLSGAALAKAVEVGVNFIKPNAFEIQEIVSEENSLLDNLKELSKKVDYIVVSQGSEGSICSHDGELYQITAPKVVAVNDTGAGDCFVGSFLGSLSLGKSLVESLAFASGCAASKVQYTNSTSFSVKEAKRLQKEVRIEKVQNH